One genomic region from Desulfobacterales bacterium encodes:
- a CDS encoding TraB/GumN family protein: protein MQKNENEMVQRLNVNGKEIIIIGTAHISKESVLLVESVINEESPDSVCVEICPSRYKTIKQKDKWSEMDIVKVIKEKKSFVLFANLILASFQKRIAKKLDVKPGEEMIKAIDVAEEKGCHLQLADREISITLSRVWGIMGVWEKVKLLFQLVLSIGEAEDITEEEIEKLKQGDILESFLSEVGKSHPILKEILIDERDKYLSHKIKEAQGNKVVAVVGAGHLSGILKHINEDIDIKVLEELPPKKKASGLFKWLIPTLIVALIAFGFYKKGSGAGAQMVWWWIAANGFFAGIGALIALGSPLTILSAIVAAPITSLNPMIAAGWVSGLVEAFSRKPKVKDFENLSEDILTIKGFWRNNITRILLVVVLTNIGSSIGTFVAIPLMAKVL from the coding sequence ATGCAAAAAAATGAAAATGAAATGGTTCAAAGATTAAATGTAAACGGTAAAGAAATTATTATTATAGGAACAGCTCATATTTCTAAAGAAAGTGTTCTTCTTGTAGAATCAGTTATAAATGAAGAAAGCCCAGATTCTGTATGTGTAGAAATATGTCCTTCACGATATAAAACCATAAAGCAAAAAGATAAATGGAGTGAAATGGACATAGTTAAGGTTATAAAGGAAAAAAAATCTTTTGTGTTATTCGCAAACCTTATCCTTGCTTCTTTTCAAAAAAGAATCGCAAAAAAATTAGATGTAAAACCGGGCGAGGAAATGATTAAAGCTATTGATGTAGCTGAAGAAAAAGGATGCCATCTTCAACTTGCAGATCGAGAAATAAGCATTACCCTTTCACGAGTATGGGGAATCATGGGTGTTTGGGAAAAAGTGAAGCTTTTATTTCAACTGGTGTTATCAATAGGAGAAGCTGAAGATATAACAGAAGAAGAAATAGAAAAACTCAAACAAGGTGATATCCTTGAAAGCTTTCTATCGGAAGTTGGAAAATCCCATCCTATTTTAAAAGAAATACTTATTGACGAAAGGGATAAATATTTAAGCCATAAAATAAAGGAAGCTCAAGGCAATAAAGTCGTAGCTGTAGTCGGTGCCGGCCACTTATCAGGTATTTTAAAACATATAAATGAAGATATTGATATTAAAGTTCTTGAAGAATTGCCTCCTAAAAAAAAAGCTTCTGGCCTTTTTAAATGGCTTATACCTACCTTAATTGTAGCTTTAATAGCTTTTGGATTTTATAAAAAAGGCTCTGGGGCTGGAGCTCAAATGGTGTGGTGGTGGATAGCGGCAAATGGTTTTTTTGCTGGAATAGGCGCATTAATAGCCTTAGGAAGCCCTTTAACTATTCTGTCAGCAATTGTAGCGGCTCCAATTACATCTTTAAATCCAATGATAGCAGCAGGCTGGGTATCTGGTCTTGTTGAAGCTTTTTCCCGAAAACCTAAAGTAAAAGATTTTGAGAATTTATCTGAAGATATACTTACTATTAAAGGCTTTTGGAGAAATAATATCACAAGAATTCTTCTTGTAGTAGTTTTAACAAATATTGGAAGCAGTATCGGGACCTTTGTAGCAATACCTCTTATGGCTAAAGTTTTGTAA
- a CDS encoding PAS domain S-box protein: MKISNYLGSILNGNYSQCLHECLESYILNFGSFEDSESPAMIYISAWKEDKNEIIWYEFISKNILKLLKCDYGDVSKIFSENIIHRIVYEHPNDKEDVKKEVISKNQLKDTRNILRKEVKLKGSIDAVYKLLLNDGRVIWLKDNARIESYNEDNICLSIGSLTEVSKEMAAEEELTQIFNTASDGMCVIDINFRIRRINDTFSTFLGMKQGEAKGKYCYDLIKEQFCNTSDCPINKVLCGETKIEYDTNLTKYDGKLVPCIVTANRYMSSNNDLLGIVINFKDITYRKKAEEERIYREKLQGVLETAGAVCHELNQPMQVISGYCELLLISANTNETKTIRIILDKIEQMGKITRKLMNITRYETKEYIHGIKIIDIEKSSDSKMIED; encoded by the coding sequence ATGAAAATATCAAATTATTTAGGTTCAATATTAAATGGAAATTACAGCCAGTGTTTACATGAATGTTTAGAATCTTACATATTAAATTTTGGCTCTTTTGAAGATTCTGAAAGCCCAGCAATGATTTATATTTCAGCATGGAAGGAAGATAAGAATGAAATAATCTGGTATGAATTTATAAGCAAAAATATATTAAAGCTTTTAAAATGCGATTATGGGGATGTTTCAAAGATTTTTAGTGAAAATATAATTCACAGGATAGTTTATGAACATCCAAATGATAAAGAAGACGTAAAAAAAGAGGTTATAAGCAAAAATCAACTTAAGGATACAAGGAATATATTAAGAAAAGAAGTAAAACTAAAAGGAAGCATAGACGCTGTTTATAAATTGTTATTGAATGATGGAAGAGTTATTTGGTTAAAAGATAATGCAAGAATTGAAAGCTATAATGAAGATAATATTTGTCTTTCAATTGGCTCTTTAACTGAGGTTTCTAAAGAAATGGCCGCTGAAGAGGAACTGACGCAAATATTTAATACTGCCTCCGATGGCATGTGTGTAATAGATATAAATTTTCGAATTCGCAGAATAAATGATACCTTTTCAACATTTCTTGGCATGAAACAAGGGGAAGCAAAAGGTAAATATTGCTATGATTTAATTAAAGAGCAGTTTTGCAATACTTCTGACTGTCCAATAAATAAAGTATTGTGTGGAGAAACAAAAATTGAATATGATACTAATTTAACAAAATATGATGGGAAATTAGTCCCATGTATTGTTACAGCAAACAGGTATATGTCTTCAAATAATGATTTATTAGGAATTGTTATTAATTTTAAAGATATTACCTATAGAAAAAAAGCTGAAGAAGAAAGAATTTACAGGGAAAAACTTCAGGGGGTACTTGAAACTGCTGGAGCTGTATGTCATGAATTAAATCAGCCTATGCAGGTAATATCAGGTTATTGTGAACTTCTTTTAATATCAGCTAATACTAATGAAACAAAAACAATAAGAATTATTCTTGATAAAATTGAACAAATGGGAAAAATTACAAGAAAGCTTATGAATATTACCCGTTATGAAACAAAAGAATATATTCATGGTATAAAAATAATTGATATAGAAAAATCATCAGATTCTAAAATGATTGAGGATTAA
- a CDS encoding response regulator: protein MAIIALFNGMFCSESAVIEKLKEKSGFKLITDRMLIAQASKNTGIPGDKLKKAFSSKISVFNRFVHEKEKFISYIKLSLANALLEDNILIHGLSGMLIPKNISHAIHVGLIADLKYRMPHGVSEKKMNEREILNIIERKDGKSAAWINYLFNIQNTWDTSLYDIVIPMDKMSVKEAVELIRATTTKKEYCISEESQNAINDFIIVAKAETALCEEGYFLNIQAKNGIISVKTHKNIPISYLLETEIKSILSNISGVKSVEIKMKNEEGELYKKFNSNMPSKVLIVDAEQAFTKNLSEMLLSRDIGTAYLHDADSALNFLKEEDPELMILNLKIPGIEGSSIIKKIKELKPNLEVIILTSQDSESEKNACLNKGAFAYLQKAVDIDILFDTLKKAYKKITKEIHRQI, encoded by the coding sequence ATGGCTATTATAGCATTATTTAATGGAATGTTTTGTAGTGAATCTGCTGTTATTGAAAAATTAAAAGAAAAATCAGGCTTTAAATTAATAACTGACAGGATGTTGATTGCACAAGCAAGTAAAAATACAGGCATTCCTGGAGATAAATTAAAAAAAGCTTTTTCTTCCAAAATTTCTGTATTTAATCGTTTTGTCCATGAAAAAGAAAAATTTATTTCTTATATAAAATTATCATTAGCAAATGCCCTTTTAGAAGATAATATATTAATTCATGGTTTAAGCGGTATGCTTATCCCTAAAAATATTTCCCATGCTATACATGTAGGCCTTATAGCTGATTTAAAATACAGGATGCCCCATGGAGTTTCTGAAAAAAAAATGAACGAAAGGGAAATATTAAACATTATCGAAAGAAAAGATGGAAAAAGCGCAGCTTGGATAAATTATCTTTTTAACATACAAAATACCTGGGATACATCTCTTTATGATATTGTCATTCCAATGGATAAAATGAGTGTAAAAGAAGCCGTTGAGCTTATTCGTGCAACTACTACAAAAAAAGAATATTGCATAAGTGAAGAATCACAGAATGCGATAAATGATTTTATTATCGTAGCAAAAGCAGAAACAGCATTATGTGAAGAAGGATATTTCCTGAATATACAGGCTAAAAACGGAATCATATCAGTTAAAACCCATAAAAATATTCCAATATCTTATCTACTTGAAACAGAAATAAAGTCGATACTCTCTAATATTTCTGGAGTCAAGTCAGTTGAAATTAAAATGAAAAATGAAGAAGGCGAACTTTATAAAAAATTTAATTCTAACATGCCTTCCAAGGTTCTGATCGTTGACGCAGAACAGGCATTTACCAAAAATCTTTCAGAAATGCTCTTATCAAGGGATATTGGAACAGCATATCTTCATGATGCTGATTCTGCATTAAATTTTTTAAAAGAAGAAGACCCGGAACTAATGATTCTTAATCTTAAAATACCAGGAATTGAAGGCTCAAGCATAATCAAAAAAATAAAAGAACTAAAACCTAATTTAGAAGTTATAATACTTACAAGTCAAGATTCAGAATCCGAAAAAAATGCGTGTTTGAATAAAGGCGCATTTGCATATTTACAAAAGGCCGTAGATATTGATATTTTGTTTGATACATTAAAAAAAGCCTATAAAAAAATAACTAAAGAAATTCATCGACAAATCTAA
- a CDS encoding formylglycine-generating enzyme family protein produces the protein MPWMALLLSGDSSSGVYTNSIGMTFVLIPAGTFIMGSPGTELGRWSNETQHQVTLTKAFYMQTTEVTQGQWKAVMGSNPSYFSSCGDNCPVEQVSWNDCQQFISKLNVMEGVSLYRLPTEAEWEYAARAGSTTALYNGNVTVTDCSYDSNLNIMGWYCGNADNKTHEVAQKQANGWGLYDMHGNVWEWCSDGYGAYPSTPVTDPVGPTAGSYLVKRGGSWYDYARYCRSAYRSNNTPSSYDIKIGLRLSRTP, from the coding sequence ATGCCGTGGATGGCTTTGTTGCTTTCTGGAGATTCATCAAGCGGGGTTTATACAAACAGTATAGGCATGACATTTGTGTTAATTCCAGCAGGAACGTTTATAATGGGAAGCCCTGGAACTGAGTTGGGGCGATGGAGTAATGAAACTCAACATCAGGTTACATTAACTAAAGCATTTTACATGCAGACAACAGAAGTAACACAGGGACAGTGGAAAGCTGTAATGGGAAGCAATCCGTCTTATTTCAGTAGCTGTGGAGATAACTGTCCAGTTGAGCAAGTTAGCTGGAATGATTGTCAGCAGTTTATCTCGAAGTTGAATGTTATGGAAGGTGTCAGTTTGTATAGGTTGCCTACTGAGGCTGAATGGGAGTATGCTGCAAGAGCTGGATCAACAACTGCATTATATAATGGCAATGTAACTGTAACAGACTGCAGTTATGATTCTAACTTAAATATCATGGGATGGTATTGTGGGAATGCAGATAATAAGACTCATGAAGTAGCACAGAAGCAGGCAAATGGATGGGGACTGTATGACATGCATGGGAATGTGTGGGAATGGTGTTCAGATGGGTATGGCGCATATCCATCAACTCCAGTTACTGACCCAGTTGGTCCTACTGCGGGCTCGTACCTTGTGAAACGGGGCGGCAGCTGGTACGACTACGCGCGGTACTGCCGTTCTGCTTATCGGAGCAACAATACTCCGTCCAGCTACGATATCAAAATCGGGCTGCGCCTCTCGAGGACACCTTAG
- the zapA gene encoding cell division protein ZapA gives MEEIISLKVFGTEYKFKADENVKNAQAAGDMLQAELTKAEEKLNFQSSAGNQMAALLLATLNLAKEYYEAKNQYEEIKKQVNNKANKLLKTVEDGIIAIEYIQKINGNLETKNIISKNTSKQFDPEIKRIKAEKENEQTEDIKIEDIKIEDIKIEDIKIEDIKTEDIKTEDIKTEDIKTEDIKIEDIKTEDIKTEDIKTEDIKIEDNKNTNELIEEYSESTDTIEEIEEIEEEIQSQQLFSHLSGIANKNTNEKDSQKTVVNVLKTSFLNHDFKMPPIHFLDINEENKASIDNEYLNNKARLLENKLNDFGIKGDVVNILPGPVITTFEYRPAPGIKISKIANLSDDLALALKALSVRIVAPIPGKDVIGIEIPNDERHVVRLREIVDSEQFRKLKSKLTLCLGKDIVGNPVSVEMDKMPHLLIAGATGTGKSVALNSMITSLLYKANPDEVKLIMIDPKRIELSFYNGIPHLITPVVTDMKKATNALAWAVREMENRYSLLAESQVRNITQYNHKITKINEGKETAEKLPYIVVIIDELADLMMVASRDVESYLMRLAQMARASGIHIILATQRPSVDVLTGVIKANFPTRISFQVSSKTDSRTIIDTNGAETLLGNGDMLFMPPGTAKLQRIHGAFISEEELKRVITFLKDQRSPEYIDAITEIIEDGRSSDSSEDYDEKYDEAVMLVTKTRQASISSIQRNLRIGYNRAARIVEMMEKEGIIGPADGVKPREVLVKNMDE, from the coding sequence TTGGAAGAGATAATAAGTTTAAAAGTTTTTGGCACTGAATATAAATTTAAAGCTGATGAAAATGTCAAAAATGCTCAAGCAGCTGGAGATATGCTTCAAGCTGAACTTACCAAAGCAGAAGAAAAATTAAATTTTCAATCAAGCGCCGGAAACCAAATGGCTGCTTTGCTTTTAGCTACACTTAATCTTGCTAAAGAATATTATGAAGCTAAAAACCAATATGAAGAAATAAAAAAACAAGTCAATAATAAAGCTAATAAACTTCTCAAAACTGTTGAAGATGGTATAATTGCAATTGAATATATTCAAAAAATAAATGGTAACCTCGAAACAAAAAATATAATATCGAAAAATACCTCCAAACAATTTGATCCAGAAATCAAAAGAATCAAAGCTGAAAAAGAAAATGAACAAACTGAAGATATAAAAATTGAAGATATAAAAATTGAAGATATAAAAATTGAAGATATAAAAATTGAAGATATAAAAACTGAAGATATAAAAACTGAAGATATAAAAACTGAAGATATAAAAACTGAAGATATAAAAATTGAAGATATAAAAACTGAAGATATAAAAACTGAAGATATAAAAACTGAAGATATAAAAATTGAAGATAACAAAAATACCAATGAATTAATTGAAGAATATAGTGAAAGCACTGATACTATTGAAGAAATTGAAGAAATTGAAGAAGAAATTCAATCGCAGCAACTATTTTCACATCTTTCTGGAATAGCTAATAAAAATACTAATGAAAAGGATTCCCAAAAAACAGTTGTAAATGTCTTAAAAACAAGTTTTTTAAACCATGATTTTAAGATGCCTCCAATTCATTTTCTTGATATTAATGAAGAAAATAAAGCCTCTATTGATAATGAATATCTGAACAATAAAGCAAGGCTTCTTGAAAATAAATTAAACGATTTTGGCATTAAAGGGGACGTTGTTAATATTCTTCCAGGACCTGTTATTACAACTTTTGAATATAGGCCTGCACCAGGTATAAAAATTAGTAAAATCGCAAATCTAAGCGATGATTTAGCCCTCGCTTTAAAAGCCTTAAGTGTAAGAATTGTAGCCCCAATCCCCGGAAAAGATGTTATAGGTATAGAAATACCAAATGATGAAAGACATGTAGTAAGATTAAGGGAAATAGTTGATTCTGAACAATTTAGAAAATTAAAATCAAAGCTTACTCTGTGTTTAGGCAAAGATATTGTCGGGAATCCAGTTTCTGTTGAAATGGATAAAATGCCCCACTTATTAATTGCAGGAGCAACTGGAACTGGAAAAAGTGTAGCTTTAAATTCAATGATTACAAGTCTTCTTTATAAGGCTAACCCTGATGAAGTTAAACTAATAATGATAGATCCCAAAAGAATAGAGCTATCATTTTATAACGGAATTCCGCACCTCATAACTCCAGTTGTAACAGATATGAAAAAGGCTACAAATGCTTTGGCTTGGGCTGTAAGGGAAATGGAAAATAGATATAGCCTTCTTGCCGAAAGCCAAGTTAGAAATATAACTCAATATAACCATAAAATAACTAAAATTAATGAAGGAAAAGAAACTGCAGAAAAACTCCCTTATATTGTAGTAATAATAGATGAATTAGCAGATTTAATGATGGTAGCATCAAGGGATGTTGAATCTTATCTTATGAGGCTTGCCCAAATGGCGAGAGCATCAGGAATTCATATTATACTTGCAACCCAAAGACCTTCCGTAGATGTTCTTACTGGTGTTATTAAAGCTAACTTTCCTACAAGAATATCTTTTCAAGTTTCATCAAAAACAGACTCAAGAACTATAATTGATACAAATGGAGCTGAAACTCTTCTTGGAAATGGAGATATGCTTTTTATGCCTCCAGGTACTGCTAAACTTCAAAGAATTCATGGGGCTTTTATATCTGAAGAAGAACTTAAACGTGTCATAACATTTTTAAAAGACCAGAGAAGCCCGGAATATATTGATGCAATCACTGAAATTATTGAAGACGGCAGGTCATCCGATTCTTCTGAAGATTATGATGAAAAATATGATGAAGCTGTAATGTTAGTTACAAAAACAAGGCAAGCCTCCATATCAAGTATTCAACGAAATCTCAGAATTGGATATAACAGAGCCGCAAGAATTGTTGAAATGATGGAAAAAGAAGGAATTATTGGCCCCGCAGATGGAGTAAAACCACGAGAAGTTTTAGTAAAAAACATGGATGAATGA
- a CDS encoding response regulator has product MDIFDQKDLNQNKSEEPVKQDQIFILLVEDDESVLDMMSQLLSPYYNVLTAGNGQEALDLVHKIPEPGSISIIICDQRMPQMDGVEFLEKTISIMPDSIRILLSAYTDIEPIIAGINKAQIDRFIRKPFKTNDFLMTIKREIETWEIKRKNIELTKNLKLLNETLEEQVRQKTDELRKERDKAQEEIIERKKADEELRIAKKASESANQAKSEFLANMSHEIRTPMNAIIGLTNLILDMEPTAKQRKYLEMIKISGDNLVTIINDILDLSKIEANKIKLDNKPVNILQVIDEVQGILFQLAQHKDIELICKIQSDLLPVIKTDSIRLKQILLNLCNNAIKFTNKGSVSIFVSPITDTETDTHITLNIAIKDTGIGIPQDKIKYLFQPFSQIGDHRIKKYNGTGLGLTISKKLIELMGGKIYVQSEEGKGSKFWFEMTFEKISTLQCEKYLTDIKEKKITLKKLKILIAEDNPFNQEVAIGLLDDHFLTIVKNGKEAIEALKKECFDLILMDIQMPKMDGITATKIIRSKDSGVINKNIPIVAMTAYAMKEDHDLCLQSGMNGYITKPINPNKLYEEIEKAVRV; this is encoded by the coding sequence ATGGATATTTTTGACCAAAAAGATTTAAATCAAAATAAATCAGAAGAACCAGTTAAACAAGACCAAATTTTTATTTTGCTCGTAGAGGATGATGAGAGCGTATTAGATATGATGAGTCAACTTTTAAGTCCATATTATAATGTTTTAACTGCAGGTAATGGTCAAGAAGCCTTAGATCTAGTTCATAAAATTCCAGAGCCTGGAAGCATTTCCATAATAATATGTGACCAACGTATGCCTCAAATGGATGGAGTAGAATTTTTGGAAAAAACTATATCTATTATGCCTGATTCTATTCGTATTCTTTTAAGTGCTTATACAGACATTGAACCTATTATTGCCGGTATAAATAAAGCTCAAATTGATAGATTTATTCGTAAACCTTTTAAAACTAATGATTTTTTAATGACGATTAAAAGGGAAATTGAAACATGGGAAATAAAAAGAAAAAATATTGAACTGACAAAAAATTTGAAATTATTAAATGAGACTTTAGAAGAGCAAGTAAGGCAAAAAACTGATGAATTAAGAAAAGAAAGGGATAAAGCCCAAGAAGAGATAATCGAACGTAAAAAAGCTGATGAAGAACTTCGTATTGCAAAAAAAGCATCGGAATCTGCCAATCAGGCAAAAAGTGAATTTCTTGCTAATATGAGCCATGAAATACGTACTCCAATGAATGCTATCATAGGTCTTACTAATCTTATTTTAGATATGGAGCCTACAGCTAAACAGAGAAAATATCTTGAAATGATAAAGATATCTGGAGATAATTTAGTAACAATCATAAATGATATTTTGGATTTATCTAAAATTGAGGCAAATAAAATTAAACTTGATAATAAACCGGTTAATATTCTTCAAGTGATAGACGAAGTTCAAGGCATTTTATTCCAGTTAGCTCAGCACAAAGATATTGAATTGATTTGTAAAATTCAAAGCGATTTATTACCAGTTATAAAAACAGATTCTATTCGTCTAAAGCAAATTCTTTTGAATCTTTGTAATAATGCAATTAAATTCACAAATAAAGGATCAGTCTCAATTTTTGTTTCTCCAATAACGGATACAGAGACAGATACGCATATAACGCTTAATATTGCTATTAAAGACACTGGTATTGGCATTCCTCAAGATAAGATAAAGTACTTGTTTCAACCATTCTCACAGATAGGCGATCATCGCATAAAAAAATATAACGGAACGGGTCTTGGGCTTACTATATCTAAAAAGCTCATTGAACTAATGGGTGGAAAAATTTATGTTCAAAGCGAAGAAGGCAAAGGCTCTAAATTCTGGTTTGAAATGACTTTTGAAAAAATTTCTACATTGCAATGTGAAAAATATTTAACTGATATTAAAGAAAAAAAGATTACTTTAAAAAAATTAAAAATTCTTATAGCTGAAGATAACCCCTTCAACCAAGAAGTTGCAATTGGATTGTTAGATGATCATTTCCTTACTATCGTTAAAAATGGAAAAGAAGCCATTGAAGCATTAAAAAAAGAATGTTTTGATTTAATTCTAATGGATATCCAAATGCCTAAAATGGACGGAATTACGGCAACGAAAATAATCAGAAGTAAAGATTCAGGGGTTATTAATAAAAATATTCCAATTGTTGCAATGACTGCCTATGCAATGAAGGAAGACCATGATTTATGCCTTCAAAGTGGAATGAATGGTTATATTACGAAACCTATTAACCCAAACAAACTGTATGAGGAGATTGAAAAGGCAGTAAGAGTATAA